A region from the Dehalococcoides mccartyi CG5 genome encodes:
- a CDS encoding DEAD/DEAH box helicase family protein, translating into MQSLNQVLEAALQFGGPDFYKSRVPDFIYQNLREGFGKRPYQQEAFGRFVYYWNEFFNRPKGVPTQLLYHMATGSGKTLIMAGLILYLYERGYRNFLFFVNSTNIIEKTKDNFLNPNSFKYLFSNRIQIGDKYVRVREVDNFSSINQDDINIVFSTIQGLHWDLNTPKENSVTYEDFADKKIVLISDEAHHINAETKKGNDIGQLELLEITSWEQTVFKILNANPDNVLLEFTATADLTQPEIENKYRNRIIFDYPLKEFRKDGYSKEVKVLQADLPEFQRALQCIVLSQLRRKIFEKNRKIIKPVILFKSRTIKESENFFIEFIQGIKNLKTEDLEKIRSNTTLDPVLRNAFQYFKKNNISLSNLASELKEDFSEEKCISVNSQSESEQKQISINTLEDEHNEYRAVFAVDQLNEGWDVLNLFDIVRLYNTRDAKAGKPGRTTMSEAQLIGRGARYCPFRLSEDQPLYQRKYDIRNDEEEHELKLCEELYYHSAYNPRYIDELHTALEEIGIKAKEIRQRHLKLKPGFKETEFYKVGFLFLNEQNKYNHEDIFSLNKTFIESAHKISLATGFTKATIAFETQGKISISRKQKEYFIRDFGCNIILKAINKLEFYQFADLKKYLPNLTSISEFIRSNNYLGEVKVEIDGPEERIINLTQQDKLEAVVQVLEKIATTLQSDKVDFKGTKLFKPYMLKDKVKDKILEIANDGNTDKEYGIGQAETTNQELNLDLSDKDWYVFNENYGTSEEKYLVRYINMVIDKLKAEYEQVFLLRNERNFKIFNFDDGMAMEPDFVLFLVQEHLKKSFYYQIFIEPKGMHLLKQDEWKEKFLVRLKAEHKIEQLWDDRQYTIWGMPFYNEVERKPEFEKEFNKLISKD; encoded by the coding sequence ATGCAATCGTTGAATCAAGTCTTAGAGGCGGCTCTGCAATTCGGGGGTCCGGACTTCTATAAGAGTAGGGTTCCAGACTTCATTTACCAAAACTTAAGGGAAGGCTTTGGTAAACGCCCATACCAGCAAGAGGCTTTTGGGCGTTTTGTCTACTATTGGAACGAGTTTTTCAACCGGCCAAAAGGAGTGCCTACGCAACTTCTTTACCATATGGCTACCGGAAGCGGCAAAACGCTTATAATGGCCGGTCTGATACTCTACCTCTATGAAAGGGGATATCGCAATTTCCTATTCTTCGTAAATAGCACTAACATTATCGAGAAAACCAAAGACAATTTCCTTAATCCAAATTCTTTTAAATACCTGTTCTCTAATAGGATTCAAATAGGTGATAAGTATGTTCGTGTTAGGGAAGTTGATAATTTTTCATCTATCAATCAAGACGACATCAATATCGTATTTTCGACTATTCAAGGCCTGCATTGGGACCTTAATACACCTAAGGAAAACTCCGTCACGTATGAAGACTTTGCGGATAAAAAGATTGTACTCATTTCGGATGAAGCTCATCACATCAATGCAGAAACCAAAAAGGGGAACGATATTGGTCAATTAGAATTACTTGAAATAACCAGTTGGGAGCAGACCGTTTTTAAAATACTTAATGCAAATCCAGATAACGTGTTATTAGAGTTTACCGCTACAGCTGACCTAACTCAGCCTGAAATAGAAAACAAATATCGAAACAGGATAATCTTTGATTATCCTCTCAAAGAGTTCCGGAAAGACGGCTATTCTAAAGAGGTGAAAGTTCTACAAGCGGATCTCCCAGAGTTTCAAAGAGCCCTTCAGTGCATTGTGTTAAGCCAACTACGTAGAAAGATATTCGAAAAAAACCGCAAAATCATTAAACCAGTAATTCTTTTTAAATCCCGGACAATAAAGGAAAGTGAAAACTTCTTCATCGAGTTCATACAAGGTATTAAGAATCTAAAAACAGAGGACTTGGAAAAGATTCGGAGCAACACAACCCTCGACCCTGTGCTACGAAATGCCTTTCAATATTTTAAGAAGAATAATATATCATTATCTAATCTTGCGTCTGAATTAAAAGAAGACTTTTCAGAAGAGAAGTGCATCTCGGTCAACAGCCAAAGTGAAAGTGAGCAGAAACAGATCTCCATTAATACCCTAGAAGACGAACATAATGAATACCGAGCTGTTTTTGCAGTGGATCAACTCAATGAAGGTTGGGATGTATTGAACCTCTTCGATATAGTCCGTCTTTACAATACTCGCGACGCTAAAGCTGGCAAGCCCGGAAGGACCACTATGTCGGAAGCCCAATTGATTGGTAGAGGTGCGAGATATTGCCCATTCCGCTTATCGGAAGATCAGCCGCTTTACCAACGCAAGTATGACATTAGAAATGATGAGGAAGAACACGAACTGAAACTTTGCGAGGAACTCTATTACCATAGTGCCTACAATCCGAGATATATCGATGAGCTCCATACTGCTCTTGAGGAAATTGGAATTAAGGCAAAAGAAATACGCCAAAGACATTTGAAACTAAAACCTGGTTTCAAGGAAACCGAATTTTACAAAGTCGGATTTTTGTTTTTGAATGAGCAAAATAAATATAATCATGAGGACATATTCTCATTGAATAAAACCTTCATTGAAAGTGCTCATAAGATTTCGCTAGCTACTGGTTTCACAAAAGCTACAATTGCGTTTGAAACACAGGGGAAAATAAGTATATCCAGAAAACAAAAGGAATACTTTATCAGGGACTTTGGTTGCAATATCATTCTAAAGGCAATCAACAAACTGGAATTCTACCAGTTTGCAGATCTTAAGAAATATCTTCCCAATCTCACCTCAATTTCGGAGTTCATACGGTCGAATAATTACTTGGGAGAAGTAAAGGTTGAGATAGACGGACCTGAAGAAAGAATAATCAACCTTACTCAACAGGACAAACTCGAAGCCGTTGTTCAGGTGTTAGAGAAAATAGCTACTACCCTACAATCAGATAAAGTAGATTTTAAGGGAACAAAACTATTTAAACCATACATGTTAAAAGACAAGGTCAAAGACAAAATCCTTGAAATCGCAAACGATGGTAATACCGACAAGGAATATGGCATTGGACAAGCCGAAACTACTAACCAGGAATTAAACCTTGATTTAAGCGACAAAGACTGGTATGTATTCAATGAAAATTATGGAACATCGGAAGAGAAGTACTTGGTTAGATATATCAATATGGTAATCGATAAGCTCAAGGCTGAGTATGAACAAGTTTTTCTCCTGAGAAATGAGAGAAACTTCAAGATTTTCAATTTTGATGATGGCATGGCCATGGAGCCTGACTTTGTCCTGTTTCTGGTTCAGGAACACTTGAAAAAGTCTTTTTATTATCAAATATTTATTGAGCCAAAAGGTATGCACCTATTAAAGCAGGATGAATGGAAAGAAAAATTCCTCGTGCGGTTAAAGGCTGAACATAAAATTGAACAGCTTTGGGATGACAGGCAGTACACTATTTGGGGAATGCCTTTCTACAATGAAGTTGAGAGAAAACCTGAATTTGAAAAAGAATTCAATAAATTAATTTCAAAAGATTAA
- a CDS encoding DNA methyltransferase, with protein MGKGKDEKHMQNLLDELTKTLKMDNRLVIEGKLAKNKIVELALGLDKSLIRLLLKNEAIKKQFFIEVDGVQVFDKIEFQRFVSNKQFLPDCYTAFKNKIGLSNNGEYLNESREVVLDWPYKDCVLEGSQTQEDQKRNEIFWNETLAPDEIDRLLSPKALKNFRLYSKEGVTPLISHKQSPNLLLKGNNLLSMHSLKKSYANSIKLIYIDPPYNTGTNSFGYNDSFNHSAWLTFLKNRLEIAKDLLSTYGSIWINLDDVEAHYAKVLCDEVFDRGNFVANVIWQKKYAPQNDAKFFSDNHDHILVYAKNIKDFKLNLLPRSQEMNDRYHNPDNDSRGPWASDNLLVKTYAAEYDYPITNPAGKVINPPNGSCWRVSKERFEELKADNRIWFGDDGKNVPRLKRFLSEVKEGTTPLTIWPYTEVGHNQDARRELFALVDTNIFKTPKPEKLVKRIIELGSNENDYVMDFCAGSGTTAAVAMKMGRKFIVCEQMDYCETVTIERLKKVMDGEEGGISKEVNWKGGSSFIYCELAKFNQTLIDRINKADDPKSIREAAKQVMKTGIVDYRISVSDLDVDDFNKLSIEDQRKLLISILDKNALYIPFSEIEDQDYGFSKAEKELNYAFYNLRDI; from the coding sequence TTGGGCAAAGGCAAGGACGAGAAACATATGCAAAATTTATTAGATGAACTTACAAAGACTCTCAAGATGGATAATCGTCTAGTAATTGAAGGGAAACTAGCAAAGAATAAAATCGTAGAGCTTGCTCTGGGATTGGACAAATCCTTGATAAGGCTTCTATTAAAGAATGAAGCTATAAAGAAGCAGTTCTTCATTGAAGTAGACGGCGTACAAGTATTTGATAAAATCGAGTTCCAGAGGTTTGTGAGCAATAAACAATTCCTCCCGGATTGTTATACTGCGTTCAAGAATAAAATTGGGCTGTCGAACAACGGTGAGTATCTTAATGAATCTCGAGAAGTGGTATTGGATTGGCCTTATAAAGATTGCGTGTTAGAAGGGAGTCAAACTCAGGAAGATCAGAAACGTAATGAGATTTTCTGGAACGAAACTCTTGCCCCTGACGAGATAGACCGATTACTATCACCAAAAGCACTCAAGAACTTCAGATTGTACTCAAAGGAGGGGGTAACTCCGTTAATCAGTCATAAACAAAGTCCAAACCTTCTACTCAAAGGAAATAATCTGCTATCAATGCATTCACTTAAAAAAAGCTATGCAAATAGCATCAAATTGATCTATATTGATCCACCTTACAATACGGGCACAAATAGCTTTGGATATAACGACAGTTTTAACCACAGTGCTTGGTTAACCTTTTTAAAGAATAGGCTAGAAATAGCCAAAGACTTACTAAGCACATATGGTTCAATCTGGATCAACCTTGATGACGTAGAAGCCCATTACGCAAAAGTGCTTTGTGATGAAGTATTCGATAGGGGCAACTTTGTTGCCAACGTCATTTGGCAAAAGAAATACGCTCCTCAAAATGATGCAAAGTTCTTTTCTGATAATCACGACCACATACTGGTTTATGCTAAAAATATCAAAGATTTTAAGCTTAATTTATTGCCACGTTCTCAAGAAATGAACGACCGTTATCACAATCCGGATAATGATTCTCGGGGTCCCTGGGCTTCGGATAACTTACTTGTAAAGACTTATGCGGCTGAGTATGACTATCCTATAACGAATCCAGCAGGTAAGGTAATTAATCCCCCGAATGGTAGTTGTTGGCGTGTGTCAAAAGAGAGGTTTGAGGAACTAAAGGCGGACAATCGCATTTGGTTCGGTGATGACGGTAAGAATGTACCGCGTCTGAAGAGATTTCTAAGCGAGGTTAAGGAAGGAACGACCCCTCTAACCATTTGGCCATATACAGAGGTTGGGCACAACCAAGATGCAAGACGTGAATTGTTCGCTTTGGTCGATACGAATATTTTTAAAACACCCAAGCCGGAGAAGCTTGTAAAACGCATTATTGAGCTTGGTTCTAATGAAAATGATTATGTTATGGATTTCTGTGCCGGTAGCGGTACCACAGCAGCGGTTGCCATGAAAATGGGACGTAAGTTTATTGTTTGTGAGCAAATGGATTACTGCGAAACAGTCACTATTGAGCGGCTTAAAAAGGTTATGGATGGCGAAGAAGGCGGTATTTCAAAGGAAGTAAATTGGAAAGGTGGAAGCTCATTCATTTATTGTGAACTGGCAAAATTCAACCAGACTCTCATAGACCGTATTAACAAGGCTGATGACCCGAAATCAATTCGAGAAGCTGCAAAGCAAGTAATGAAAACAGGAATAGTAGATTATCGAATTAGTGTATCCGATCTTGACGTTGACGATTTCAACAAGCTGAGCATCGAGGATCAAAGGAAACTCCTGATTTCCATACTTGATAAGAATGCCCTCTACATCCCTTTTTCAGAAATCGAGGACCAGGACTATGGATTCAGCAAAGCTGAAAAGGAACTGAATTATGCTTTCTATAACCTTCGAGACATCTGA
- a CDS encoding toxin-antitoxin system HicB family antitoxin has protein sequence MSTQIERSNPHTRMVHIRLPEQLHKKLRVKAAEADITIQEWVVDAIKAKLDSSNSDSRMNK, from the coding sequence ATGAGTACACAGATAGAGCGTAGCAATCCACACACTCGGATGGTTCATATCCGGTTGCCTGAGCAGCTTCATAAGAAACTGCGTGTTAAGGCTGCAGAAGCTGATATTACTATTCAAGAATGGGTGGTTGACGCGATAAAAGCTAAATTAGACTCAAGCAATTCAGACTCTCGAATGAATAAATAG